The following proteins come from a genomic window of Alicyclobacillus dauci:
- a CDS encoding TIGR02677 family protein: MQTSFRVLHENASDYLASLQTTRAEELMLTEQFLVFKDTLTNYLQNFMIGLQKYGTQVEGLIHGGDSDVWRAFLSAVVEDEMRTPSLDEVLSAEERLERRMEEWTIFTRWFIGSETEASDVVFLERATKDTIGRMVRYAIAIQEKQRLGISRRRELDYLGQWFLGLESVEEAHKLGAAVYGLMKPRHFQGEPPRSSDSTDLSMWDEEPITRALSSRSRVRRRAGTTEPVKVRDGEQAEAKQVLLAQLEREAAVVRWFLELGAFHLSDLDVLTVEQRRVLLSWISRCLVSKSKQIRTADGYHIELSLPQSDDRTELSFSDGQLDMPNFHLSVREASRT; encoded by the coding sequence TTGCAAACTTCGTTTCGCGTACTTCACGAGAATGCCTCTGATTATCTAGCTAGCCTACAGACTACCCGTGCGGAAGAATTGATGTTGACGGAACAATTTCTTGTCTTTAAGGATACATTGACGAATTATCTGCAAAATTTCATGATCGGACTTCAAAAGTATGGGACACAAGTCGAAGGACTGATTCACGGTGGAGACTCTGACGTGTGGCGGGCATTTCTATCTGCTGTGGTAGAGGATGAAATGCGAACTCCGAGCCTGGATGAGGTGTTGTCGGCCGAGGAACGTCTAGAGCGGCGGATGGAGGAATGGACCATCTTCACGAGGTGGTTTATCGGCAGTGAAACAGAAGCAAGTGACGTCGTGTTTCTCGAACGGGCGACGAAGGATACGATTGGCCGAATGGTTAGGTATGCCATCGCAATTCAGGAGAAGCAGAGACTCGGTATCAGTCGTCGGCGAGAGCTCGATTATCTCGGACAGTGGTTTCTGGGACTTGAATCGGTGGAAGAAGCCCACAAACTGGGGGCGGCTGTGTACGGCTTGATGAAGCCGCGTCATTTTCAAGGTGAACCGCCGAGATCGTCAGATTCAACTGATTTGTCGATGTGGGACGAGGAACCCATCACACGTGCATTGAGCTCACGCAGTCGAGTTCGCCGCCGGGCTGGAACGACGGAGCCTGTGAAGGTGCGCGATGGCGAACAGGCCGAGGCGAAACAGGTGTTATTGGCACAGTTGGAACGCGAGGCGGCGGTCGTGCGGTGGTTCCTGGAACTTGGGGCCTTTCACTTGTCTGATCTCGACGTTTTAACCGTCGAGCAACGGCGAGTGCTTCTCTCATGGATCAGCCGTTGTTTGGTGAGTAAGTCCAAACAAATTCGAACGGCGGATGGCTATCATATCGAATTGAGTCTGCCGCAGTCGGATGATCGAACGGAACTGAGTTTTTCAGATGGACAGTTGGACATGCCCAATTTCCACTTGTCAGTGCGGGAGGCGAGCAGAACATGA
- a CDS encoding DUF2397 domain-containing protein has translation MDIRYTGEIDSVVLQRMSAMNRHQLRELWIKPVPEVKYLNAENVGRYRLIMRFFYENHSKLKYWLKPEDVFSGISAWNLIDDYTLEQCQRDLDVLTEWRNLTSSHDGGRANSIEEYLRKRYRYQMTPYAIEIERMLESLENVQGYGGSLEPTLLERIVGYVRSIVERTGLFAPGKPHNYGVICKLRFAYFTRMPLII, from the coding sequence ATGGATATTCGGTATACTGGGGAAATAGATTCGGTAGTTTTGCAGAGGATGAGTGCCATGAACCGACATCAACTTCGTGAATTATGGATTAAACCAGTTCCTGAGGTCAAATATCTAAATGCCGAAAATGTGGGTCGATACCGCCTGATTATGCGGTTCTTTTACGAAAATCATAGCAAATTGAAATATTGGTTGAAGCCAGAGGATGTGTTCTCGGGCATTTCGGCGTGGAATTTAATCGATGACTATACGCTTGAACAGTGCCAGCGAGATCTAGATGTGTTAACCGAATGGAGAAATTTAACTAGCAGTCACGATGGCGGACGGGCGAATTCCATTGAGGAATACTTACGCAAACGGTATCGCTATCAGATGACACCGTACGCGATTGAGATTGAGCGAATGCTTGAGAGTCTAGAGAACGTACAGGGGTATGGGGGTTCTCTGGAGCCGACACTGTTGGAGCGGATCGTCGGATACGTGCGGTCCATCGTTGAACGGACGGGGCTGTTTGCACCGGGGAAGCCTCACAATTATGGCGTGATTTGCAAACTTCGTTTCGCGTACTTCACGAGAATGCCTCTGATTATCTAG
- a CDS encoding MFS transporter, with amino-acid sequence MSKVPAKRWQYIIPVAAIMYMLAYMDRINVSMILPYVGGNFHLTSAATGFASGIFFFGYMVLQIPGGYLASRWSAKRVVFILMMLWGISAMATALVQSTTELYVMRFVLGIFEGGVWPAVLVLLASWFPQNERARANALWMACLPVSSIIMTPITGWLLTVASWRDVFFIEGLPPIIWGIVWWFALSDRPSEARWISDQERSFIQTVLASENNKKPANGGFKQALGNKTVWILIAVYLCWITGFYGFSLWVPSVIKEFKGVTNSGMVGILSAIPFIFAFIAMILNSAWSDKRGKRQSHIAVPVIIAALSLILGQLVAHDPTTKMIFLVITAMAVYSPYGPFWAIPSSLLRIEIVGASMGLINAIGNLGGFLGPYMVGYVKQLTGSGFAGFFLLAVFLLITVIFVALLRTDKRAQSAIDETQIAG; translated from the coding sequence ATGTCAAAAGTCCCGGCCAAGCGGTGGCAGTACATCATTCCGGTGGCTGCCATCATGTACATGCTTGCCTACATGGATCGGATCAACGTGTCGATGATTTTGCCCTATGTCGGTGGAAACTTCCACCTGACTAGCGCTGCAACCGGTTTTGCTTCAGGCATATTTTTCTTTGGATATATGGTTTTGCAGATCCCGGGTGGGTATTTAGCAAGTAGGTGGAGTGCGAAACGAGTGGTATTTATCCTGATGATGCTGTGGGGCATCTCTGCGATGGCAACAGCACTCGTTCAAAGCACGACGGAACTGTACGTCATGCGTTTCGTCCTCGGTATCTTTGAGGGTGGCGTTTGGCCGGCTGTACTCGTCCTACTGGCATCGTGGTTTCCGCAGAATGAAAGGGCCCGTGCGAACGCTCTGTGGATGGCCTGTCTCCCGGTTTCGTCCATTATTATGACTCCTATCACTGGTTGGCTCTTAACTGTTGCGAGTTGGCGAGACGTGTTCTTTATCGAGGGTTTACCGCCCATTATATGGGGCATTGTTTGGTGGTTTGCTTTGTCGGATCGCCCCAGCGAAGCCCGCTGGATTTCGGACCAAGAGCGCAGCTTCATTCAAACCGTGCTGGCCTCGGAGAATAACAAAAAGCCGGCTAATGGCGGCTTCAAGCAAGCCCTCGGCAACAAAACAGTGTGGATCTTAATCGCCGTCTACTTGTGCTGGATTACTGGTTTCTATGGTTTTAGCCTATGGGTTCCATCTGTCATCAAAGAGTTTAAAGGCGTCACGAATTCCGGTATGGTTGGTATTCTCTCCGCGATCCCGTTCATCTTCGCCTTCATCGCCATGATCCTCAACTCCGCCTGGTCAGATAAACGCGGCAAACGACAATCTCACATTGCCGTGCCGGTGATCATCGCTGCGCTGAGCCTCATTTTAGGACAATTGGTTGCACACGATCCGACTACGAAGATGATCTTCCTCGTCATTACCGCCATGGCCGTGTACAGTCCTTACGGACCTTTTTGGGCTATTCCGAGTTCTCTGCTCCGTATCGAGATCGTGGGGGCTTCGATGGGTCTCATCAACGCCATTGGCAATCTAGGTGGATTCCTTGGCCCTTATATGGTGGGCTACGTCAAACAGCTCACTGGAAGTGGGTTTGCTGGATTCTTCCTCTTGGCCGTGTTCCTCCTCATCACCGTGATTTTCGTGGCATTGCTGCGGACCGACAAGCGGGCGCAGTCAGCGATAGACGAGACCCAAATCGCTGGGTGA